Proteins encoded by one window of Ramlibacter tataouinensis:
- a CDS encoding Ada metal-binding domain-containing protein — protein sequence MMSAMPPEDTLQPDACYLALKARDARFDGRFFTGVTSTGIYCRPVCKVRTPRRENCRFFAHAAQAERAGFRPCLRCRPELAPHALAWSMQDAGSILAQQAARLLDEPEAWNGSVPTVEHLAARLGVSERHVRRIFEAQFGVSPLQYLQTRRLLTAKQLLADTRLPITQVALVSGFGSLRRFNAAFVQHYGLAPTRLRREGAQPGQEGLQVRLGWRPPYDTAAMLGFFGQRAIAGMELVVPDPAGGRLLRTLQASVAGREHAGWIEARFDIAHHQLLLRVSESLHEALPQVIRRTRAALDLDCDPLAVNAVLHEAFPGRDGLRVPGAFSGWELAVRAVLGQQITVAAARTLAHRLVERFGEPVDTGQPGLTRLFPTPAALAHAEGDPLGTLGIVRQRQAAIVALARAVQSGTLPLHGGADVQATIHALKQLPGIGDWTAQYIAMRALRWPDAFPAGDVALQKALGVQHQRQAARAAEAASQAWKPWRSYAVVRAWAGLALPPPPGTRP from the coding sequence ATGATGAGCGCCATGCCCCCCGAAGACACGCTCCAGCCCGACGCCTGCTACCTGGCGCTGAAGGCACGCGACGCGCGCTTCGACGGCCGCTTCTTCACCGGCGTCACCTCGACCGGCATCTACTGCCGTCCGGTTTGCAAGGTGCGCACGCCGCGGCGCGAGAACTGCCGCTTCTTCGCCCACGCCGCGCAGGCCGAGCGGGCGGGTTTCCGCCCCTGCCTGCGCTGCCGGCCCGAGCTGGCGCCGCATGCGCTGGCCTGGTCGATGCAGGATGCCGGCAGCATCCTGGCCCAGCAGGCGGCCCGGCTGCTGGACGAGCCCGAGGCCTGGAACGGCTCGGTTCCGACCGTCGAGCACCTGGCGGCACGGCTGGGCGTGAGCGAGCGCCACGTGCGCCGCATCTTCGAGGCCCAGTTCGGCGTCTCGCCGCTGCAGTACCTGCAGACGCGCCGCCTGCTCACCGCCAAGCAGCTGCTGGCCGACACCCGGCTGCCGATCACCCAGGTGGCGCTGGTCAGCGGCTTCGGCAGCCTGCGCCGGTTCAATGCCGCCTTCGTGCAGCACTACGGCCTGGCGCCGACGCGGCTGCGGCGCGAAGGCGCACAGCCCGGGCAGGAAGGCCTGCAGGTGCGGCTGGGCTGGCGGCCGCCCTACGACACCGCGGCCATGCTGGGCTTCTTCGGCCAGCGCGCCATCGCCGGCATGGAACTCGTGGTGCCCGACCCGGCCGGCGGCCGCCTGCTGCGCACGCTGCAGGCCAGCGTCGCCGGGCGCGAGCACGCCGGCTGGATCGAGGCGCGCTTCGACATCGCGCACCACCAGTTGCTGCTGCGCGTGAGCGAATCGCTGCACGAGGCGCTGCCCCAGGTCATCCGCCGCACGCGCGCCGCGCTCGACCTGGACTGCGATCCGCTGGCGGTCAATGCGGTGCTGCACGAGGCCTTCCCCGGCCGCGACGGGCTGCGCGTGCCGGGCGCCTTCAGCGGCTGGGAGCTGGCGGTGCGCGCCGTGCTCGGCCAGCAGATCACCGTGGCCGCCGCCCGCACCCTGGCGCACCGGCTGGTCGAACGTTTCGGCGAGCCGGTCGACACCGGGCAGCCCGGCCTGACGCGGCTGTTCCCGACACCGGCGGCGCTGGCCCACGCCGAGGGCGACCCGCTCGGCACGCTGGGCATCGTGCGCCAGCGGCAGGCCGCCATCGTCGCGCTGGCGCGCGCCGTGCAGTCGGGCACGCTGCCGCTGCACGGCGGCGCCGACGTGCAGGCGACGATCCACGCTTTGAAGCAGTTGCCCGGCATCGGCGACTGGACGGCGCAGTACATCGCCATGCGCGCCCTGCGCTGGCCCGATGCCTTCCCGGCCGGCGACGTCGCCTTGCAGAAAGCGCTGGGCGTGCAGCACCAGCGCCAGGCCGCGCGCGCCGCCGAAGCCGCCTCGCAGGCCTGGAAGCCCTGGCGCAGCTACGCCGTGGTCCGCGCCTGGGCCGGCCTGGCCCTTCCCCCTCCACCGGGCACCCGACCATGA
- a CDS encoding phosphomannomutase/phosphoglucomutase, whose protein sequence is MQVDASIFKAYDVRGIVPATLDEAVAEGLGRAFGTLARKEGETTVAVGRDGRLSGPSLSAALVRGLVAAGVDVIDVGVVTTPMLYFAGSTLCNSGIQVTGSHNPKDYNGFKMVLAGRAIFGEEIQALRRVMEQEAWDTGGSGKVRNINVFGPYRDRIAGDVKLARRMKIVVDSGNGVAGASAPAIFRALGCEVIELFSEVDGNFPNHHPDPSKPENLKDLIAALQSSGAELGLAFDGDGDRLGIVTRSGQNIFPDRQMMLFARDVLSRVPGGTILFDVKCTQRLAPVIREAGGTPLMYKTGHSLIKAKMKEVGSPLGGEMSGHVFFKERWFGFDDGTYAGARLLEILSREADPSAVLEALPTSFSTPELNVKCAEGEPHRLVAEMMAKAQFASPAEVSTIDGVRVDWPDGFGLVRASNTTPVLVLRFEGQTEAALHRIEGEMLALLRSVKPDAQFAAAGH, encoded by the coding sequence ATGCAAGTCGACGCATCCATCTTCAAGGCCTACGACGTCCGCGGCATCGTGCCCGCGACGCTGGATGAGGCGGTCGCCGAAGGGCTGGGGCGGGCCTTCGGCACGCTGGCGCGCAAGGAAGGCGAGACCACGGTGGCCGTGGGTCGCGACGGCCGGCTGTCGGGGCCGTCGCTGTCGGCGGCGCTGGTGCGCGGCCTCGTGGCGGCCGGCGTGGACGTGATCGACGTCGGCGTGGTCACCACCCCCATGCTGTACTTCGCCGGCAGCACGTTGTGCAACAGCGGCATCCAGGTCACCGGCAGCCACAACCCCAAGGACTACAACGGCTTCAAGATGGTGCTGGCCGGCCGCGCCATCTTCGGCGAGGAGATCCAGGCCCTGCGGCGCGTGATGGAGCAGGAGGCGTGGGACACCGGCGGCAGCGGCAAGGTGCGCAACATCAACGTGTTCGGGCCGTATCGCGACCGCATCGCCGGCGACGTCAAGCTGGCGCGGCGCATGAAGATCGTGGTCGATTCCGGCAACGGCGTGGCCGGCGCCTCGGCCCCGGCCATCTTCCGCGCGCTCGGCTGCGAGGTGATCGAGCTGTTCAGCGAGGTCGACGGCAACTTCCCGAACCACCACCCCGACCCGAGCAAGCCGGAGAACCTGAAGGACCTGATCGCCGCGCTGCAGTCCAGCGGCGCCGAGCTGGGGCTGGCCTTCGACGGCGACGGCGACCGGCTGGGCATCGTCACCCGCAGCGGCCAGAACATCTTCCCCGACCGGCAGATGATGCTGTTCGCGCGCGACGTGCTCAGCCGCGTGCCGGGCGGCACCATCCTGTTCGACGTCAAGTGCACGCAGCGGCTGGCGCCGGTCATCCGCGAGGCCGGCGGCACGCCGCTGATGTACAAGACCGGCCACTCGCTGATCAAGGCCAAGATGAAGGAAGTCGGCTCCCCGCTGGGCGGCGAGATGAGCGGGCACGTGTTCTTCAAGGAGCGCTGGTTCGGCTTCGACGACGGCACCTACGCCGGCGCCCGCCTGCTGGAGATCCTGTCGCGCGAGGCCGACCCGAGCGCGGTGCTGGAGGCGCTGCCCACCAGCTTCTCGACGCCCGAGCTGAACGTGAAGTGCGCCGAGGGCGAGCCGCACCGGCTGGTGGCCGAGATGATGGCCAAGGCGCAGTTCGCGTCGCCGGCCGAGGTGTCGACCATCGACGGCGTGCGGGTGGACTGGCCCGACGGCTTCGGCCTGGTGCGCGCGTCCAACACCACGCCGGTGCTGGTGCTGCGTTTCGAAGGGCAGACCGAGGCGGCGCTGCACCGCATCGAAGGCGAGATGCTGGCGCTGCTGCGCAGCGTCAAGCCCGATGCGCAGTTCGCCGCGGCGGGGCACTGA
- the waaC gene encoding lipopolysaccharide heptosyltransferase I has translation MDILIVKLSSLGDVVHAMPALQDLRAARPDARIDWVVERAFAPLVRRCEGVNRVIELQMRRWRKAPLAPVTRQEWRAFRQELQAHPYDAVLDLQGLTKSALVAHTSRLAAGGRRFALANRTDGSSYEAPTRWVADVAVRVPARSHAVQRSRELCAAALGYELPPVLHYGLRAEPQRDPADARPCIAFVHGTSRDDKCWPQDHWIDLGRRLVGEGFSIGLPHGSEAERQRSEAMAAAIGPHAHVWPRLDLGALADRLAACAGVVGVDSGLSHIAVALALPHVQIYNFDTAWRTGPDVPGVPPGRQRSVYGSPCPSPAAVWDAWRAVSPR, from the coding sequence GTGGACATCCTCATCGTCAAGCTCTCGTCCCTCGGCGACGTGGTGCACGCCATGCCGGCGCTGCAGGACCTGCGCGCGGCGCGGCCCGATGCGCGCATCGACTGGGTGGTCGAGCGCGCCTTCGCCCCGCTGGTGCGGCGCTGCGAGGGCGTGAACCGGGTGATCGAGCTGCAGATGCGCCGCTGGCGCAAGGCGCCGCTGGCGCCGGTGACGCGGCAGGAATGGCGCGCGTTCCGCCAGGAGCTGCAGGCCCATCCCTACGATGCGGTGCTCGACCTGCAGGGCCTGACCAAGTCGGCGCTGGTCGCCCACACCTCGCGCCTGGCCGCCGGCGGCCGGCGCTTCGCGCTGGCCAACCGCACCGACGGCTCCAGCTACGAAGCGCCCACCCGCTGGGTGGCCGACGTGGCGGTGCGGGTGCCCGCCCGCAGCCACGCCGTGCAGCGCTCGCGCGAGCTGTGCGCAGCGGCGCTGGGCTACGAGTTGCCGCCGGTCCTGCACTACGGCCTGCGCGCCGAGCCGCAGCGCGACCCGGCCGACGCCCGCCCCTGCATCGCCTTCGTGCACGGCACCTCGCGCGACGACAAGTGCTGGCCGCAGGACCACTGGATCGACCTGGGCCGCCGGCTGGTCGGCGAGGGTTTCTCCATCGGCCTGCCGCACGGCAGCGAGGCCGAGCGGCAGCGCAGTGAAGCGATGGCGGCGGCGATCGGCCCGCACGCGCACGTGTGGCCGCGCCTGGACCTGGGCGCGCTGGCCGACCGGCTGGCTGCGTGCGCCGGCGTGGTCGGCGTCGACAGCGGGCTGAGCCACATCGCGGTGGCCCTGGCGTTGCCGCACGTGCAGATCTACAACTTCGACACCGCCTGGCGCACCGGCCCGGACGTGCCCGGCGTGCCGCCGGGGCGCCAGCGCAGCGTGTATGGTTCGCCGTGCCCGTCGCCGGCCGCCGTGTGGGACGCGTGGCGGGCCGTCAGCCCCCGATGA
- a CDS encoding 3-deoxy-D-manno-octulosonic acid transferase, with amino-acid sequence MIRRFYSLVMRGAQPLLRRKLRRRGAAEPGYLEAVDERFGIYQEPAVPGALWVHAVSLGETRAAAILVQALRERQPSLRLLLTHGTATGRAEGARLLQDGDVQAWLPWDTPQAVQRFLAHFRPAAGVLMETEVWPNLAEACRRAHVPLALANARLSDKSLRQALRMKRLAHPAYASLRAVWAQTEADAQRLARTGARVSGVFGNLKFDADPDEDQLAQGRQWRQGQARPVLMFASSREGEEAQLLRVLAAARAADEAMGQGVQWLLVPRHPQRFDEVAALAQQAGLSVSRRSAWPREEGPQRADVWVGDSLGEMALYYGLADVALLGGSFLPLGGQNLIEAAACGCPVVMGPHTFNFAEAADNAQAAGAALRVASLDEGVRAAVQLALDAPRRAAHAQAALQFAAAHRGAADRTAQAVLKLVRPFSK; translated from the coding sequence ATGATCCGACGCTTCTATTCGCTGGTGATGCGCGGCGCGCAGCCCCTGCTGCGCCGCAAGCTGCGTCGCCGCGGCGCGGCCGAGCCGGGCTACCTGGAAGCGGTCGACGAACGCTTCGGCATCTACCAGGAACCGGCCGTGCCCGGCGCCCTGTGGGTGCATGCGGTGTCGCTGGGCGAGACGCGCGCGGCGGCGATCCTGGTGCAGGCGCTGCGCGAGCGCCAGCCGTCGCTGCGCCTGCTGCTGACGCACGGCACCGCCACCGGCCGCGCCGAGGGCGCCAGGCTGCTGCAGGACGGCGACGTGCAGGCCTGGCTGCCCTGGGACACGCCGCAGGCGGTGCAGCGTTTCCTGGCGCATTTCCGGCCGGCCGCCGGCGTGCTGATGGAAACCGAGGTCTGGCCCAACCTGGCCGAAGCCTGCCGGCGCGCGCACGTGCCGCTGGCGCTGGCCAATGCGCGCCTGTCCGACAAGTCGCTGCGCCAGGCGCTGCGCATGAAGCGGCTGGCGCACCCGGCCTACGCGTCGCTGCGCGCCGTGTGGGCGCAGACCGAGGCCGACGCGCAGCGGCTGGCACGCACCGGCGCCCGCGTCTCCGGTGTGTTCGGCAACCTCAAGTTCGATGCGGATCCCGACGAGGACCAGCTCGCCCAGGGGCGGCAGTGGCGGCAGGGCCAGGCACGCCCGGTGCTGATGTTCGCCAGCTCGCGCGAGGGCGAGGAGGCGCAGCTGCTGCGCGTGCTCGCCGCGGCGCGTGCTGCGGACGAAGCCATGGGGCAGGGTGTGCAGTGGCTGCTGGTGCCGCGCCATCCGCAGCGCTTCGACGAAGTGGCCGCGCTGGCGCAGCAGGCCGGCCTGTCGGTGTCGCGCCGCAGCGCGTGGCCGCGGGAAGAGGGTCCGCAGCGCGCCGACGTCTGGGTCGGCGATTCGCTGGGCGAGATGGCGCTGTACTACGGCCTGGCCGACGTCGCGCTGCTGGGCGGCAGCTTCCTGCCGCTGGGCGGGCAGAACCTGATCGAGGCCGCCGCCTGCGGCTGCCCGGTGGTGATGGGGCCGCACACCTTCAACTTCGCCGAAGCCGCCGACAACGCCCAGGCCGCCGGTGCCGCGCTGCGCGTGGCGTCGCTGGACGAAGGCGTGCGCGCCGCGGTGCAGCTGGCGCTCGATGCGCCACGGCGCGCAGCGCATGCGCAAGCCGCCCTGCAATTCGCAGCCGCCCACCGCGGCGCCGCCGACCGCACGGCGCAGGCGGTGCTGAAGCTGGTTCGTCCTTTCTCGAAATGA
- a CDS encoding aldolase, giving the protein MHPQDFEAPVIRQLREDLALALRAAAHHGLAEGVCNHFSVELPDGSGRFLLNPRGLLWQEIGADDIVMVDGHGEKLAGRHAVEPTAMFIHAAVHRIAGKACVLHTHMPYATALTLTADRALDTTLSQNAMRFHDRVAIDDAYNGLALDTSEGERIARAMAGRDVAFLGNHGVIVCGDRIAHAYDDLYYLERACLHQVLAQSTGRPLAPVAAELAHKVGQQAQGERLQSELFFEALRRLL; this is encoded by the coding sequence ATGCACCCGCAAGACTTCGAAGCCCCCGTCATCCGCCAGCTGCGCGAAGACCTCGCCCTCGCCCTGCGCGCGGCCGCGCACCACGGGCTGGCCGAGGGCGTGTGCAACCACTTCAGCGTGGAACTGCCGGACGGCTCCGGCCGCTTCCTGCTCAACCCGCGCGGGCTGCTGTGGCAGGAGATCGGCGCCGACGACATCGTGATGGTCGACGGGCACGGCGAGAAGCTGGCCGGCCGCCACGCGGTGGAGCCGACCGCCATGTTCATCCACGCCGCCGTGCACCGCATCGCCGGCAAGGCCTGCGTGCTGCACACCCACATGCCGTACGCGACGGCGCTGACGCTGACCGCGGACCGCGCGCTCGACACCACGCTGTCGCAGAACGCGATGCGCTTCCACGACCGCGTCGCGATCGACGACGCCTACAACGGCCTGGCGCTGGACACGTCCGAGGGCGAGCGCATCGCCCGCGCGATGGCCGGGCGCGACGTCGCCTTCCTCGGCAACCATGGCGTGATCGTCTGCGGCGACCGGATCGCCCACGCGTACGACGACCTGTACTACCTGGAGCGCGCCTGCCTGCACCAGGTGCTGGCTCAATCGACGGGCCGGCCGCTGGCGCCGGTGGCGGCCGAGCTGGCCCATAAGGTGGGCCAGCAGGCGCAGGGCGAGCGGCTGCAATCCGAGCTCTTCTTCGAGGCGCTGCGGCGCCTGCTGTGA
- a CDS encoding alpha,alpha-trehalose-phosphate synthase (UDP-forming) — MKAFNLQLRFLLPLIVVLVAAAYLALPVMDRLTLRWFARDMNMRGNLVANTMSESIADALQDPKGRKLQALFNRAVEDERMVAIGWCSPFGELMVRTANFPRDLNCSAAEQLSAEPDPQLRLPSGPVYVSSHPVRAESGPVGQLILMHDLSFIDRRSQDTRRYLIILIAGLGVIIALVTMAVAQLSWRGWVSGTRALLRGEGLIRPLGGGAPELEPIAAELRSRLRDLEDEYRRSQIQEAGWDAPRLQALLRSQLRGDQVIVVSNREPYIHERSPDGKTFVRRPASGLVTAVEPVMRACSGTWIAHGSGSADREAVDRHDRVQLPPGKSEYQLRRIWMTEEEEQGYYYGFANEGMWPLCHVAHVRPVFRESDWEAYRAINQRFADAVVAEARSEDPIVLVQDYHFALLPAMVRAKLPRATILTFWHIPWPNPESFGICPWRQEILEGLLGSTIMGFHTPFHCKNFIDAVDRYLEARIEHEHSTVSYRGEQTFVEAYPISIEWPSALQVQQLPSPQECRRQVCEALDIPGSHHIAVGVDRFDYTKGILERMHAVERLLEKYPQWRDRFTFVQVAAPTRAQLEEYQSFQQRITQLAERINKRFGSKGFDPVRLLAQHHEHDQVNRLYRAADVCLVTSLHDGMNLVCKEFVAARDDEQGVLILSRFAGAARDMPEALVVNPYHVEEVADALHRALVMPAAEQRERMSNLRSTVREYNVYRWAGRMLTDAARWRLRERISERVQRHGGRGENTNGRGRMVA, encoded by the coding sequence ATGAAAGCCTTCAACCTCCAGCTCCGCTTCCTGCTTCCGTTGATCGTCGTCCTGGTCGCCGCGGCCTACCTGGCGCTGCCCGTGATGGACCGCCTCACGCTGCGCTGGTTCGCGCGCGACATGAACATGCGCGGCAACCTGGTGGCCAACACGATGTCGGAATCGATCGCCGACGCGCTGCAGGACCCGAAGGGCCGCAAGCTGCAGGCCCTGTTCAACCGGGCGGTGGAAGACGAGCGGATGGTGGCGATCGGCTGGTGCTCGCCGTTCGGCGAGCTGATGGTGCGCACCGCCAACTTCCCGCGCGACCTGAACTGCAGCGCGGCCGAGCAGCTCAGCGCCGAGCCCGACCCGCAGCTGCGCCTGCCGAGCGGGCCGGTGTACGTCAGCTCGCACCCGGTGCGCGCGGAGTCCGGGCCGGTGGGCCAGTTGATCCTGATGCACGACCTGAGCTTCATCGACCGCCGAAGCCAGGACACGCGCCGCTACCTGATCATCCTGATCGCCGGCCTGGGCGTGATCATCGCGCTGGTCACCATGGCCGTCGCGCAGCTGAGCTGGCGCGGCTGGGTCTCGGGCACGCGGGCGCTGCTGCGCGGCGAGGGCCTGATCCGCCCGCTGGGCGGCGGCGCCCCCGAGCTGGAGCCGATCGCGGCCGAGCTGCGTTCGCGCCTGCGCGACCTGGAGGACGAATACCGCCGCAGCCAGATCCAGGAAGCCGGCTGGGACGCCCCGCGCCTGCAGGCGCTGCTGCGCAGCCAGTTGCGCGGCGACCAGGTGATCGTGGTCTCCAACCGCGAGCCCTACATCCACGAGCGCAGCCCCGACGGCAAGACCTTCGTGCGCCGGCCCGCCAGCGGGCTGGTGACGGCGGTCGAGCCGGTGATGCGGGCCTGCTCGGGCACCTGGATCGCGCACGGCAGCGGCAGCGCCGACCGCGAGGCGGTGGACCGGCACGACCGCGTGCAACTGCCCCCCGGCAAGAGCGAATACCAGCTGCGCCGCATCTGGATGACCGAGGAGGAGGAGCAGGGCTACTACTACGGCTTCGCCAACGAGGGCATGTGGCCGCTGTGCCACGTGGCGCACGTGCGGCCGGTGTTCCGCGAGTCGGACTGGGAGGCCTACCGCGCGATCAACCAGCGCTTCGCCGACGCGGTGGTGGCCGAGGCGCGCAGCGAAGACCCGATCGTGCTGGTGCAGGACTACCACTTCGCGCTGCTGCCGGCCATGGTGCGCGCCAAGCTGCCGCGCGCGACCATCCTGACCTTCTGGCACATCCCCTGGCCGAACCCGGAATCGTTTGGCATCTGCCCGTGGCGCCAGGAGATCCTGGAAGGCCTGCTGGGCAGCACCATCATGGGCTTCCACACGCCGTTCCACTGCAAGAACTTCATCGACGCGGTCGACCGCTACCTGGAGGCGCGCATCGAGCACGAGCACTCCACCGTGTCGTACCGCGGCGAGCAGACCTTCGTCGAGGCCTACCCGATCTCGATCGAGTGGCCCTCGGCGCTGCAGGTGCAGCAGCTGCCGTCACCGCAGGAGTGCCGGCGCCAGGTGTGCGAGGCGCTGGACATCCCCGGCTCGCACCACATCGCCGTGGGCGTGGACCGCTTCGACTACACCAAGGGCATCCTGGAGCGCATGCATGCGGTCGAGCGCCTGCTGGAGAAGTACCCGCAGTGGCGCGACCGCTTCACCTTCGTGCAGGTGGCCGCGCCCACGCGCGCGCAGCTGGAGGAGTACCAGTCCTTCCAGCAGCGCATCACGCAACTGGCCGAGCGCATCAACAAGCGCTTCGGCAGCAAGGGGTTTGATCCGGTGCGGCTGCTGGCCCAGCACCACGAGCACGACCAGGTCAACCGCCTGTACCGCGCCGCCGACGTCTGCCTGGTCACCAGCCTGCACGACGGCATGAACCTGGTGTGCAAGGAATTCGTCGCCGCCCGCGACGACGAGCAGGGCGTGCTGATCCTCAGCCGCTTCGCCGGCGCCGCCCGCGACATGCCCGAGGCGCTGGTGGTCAACCCCTACCACGTCGAGGAAGTCGCCGATGCGCTGCACCGCGCGCTGGTCATGCCCGCCGCCGAACAGCGCGAGCGCATGTCCAATCTGCGCAGCACGGTGCGCGAGTACAACGTCTACCGCTGGGCGGGGCGCATGCTCACCGACGCGGCGAGGTGGCGGCTGCGCGAGCGCATCTCGGAGCGCGTGCAACGGCACGGGGGGCGCGGGGAGAACACGAACGGGCGGGGGCGGATGGTGGCGTAG
- a CDS encoding DUF4145 domain-containing protein: protein MIIECSNCRQYVDARETGSYWRHFDGREPSRRYTLLACAQCQEPILVGQTNIGNMAEGDKWDTPFVVHPQGDIRVNPSAPSEIRAAFEEACTCYRTQAYTASAIMCRKTLEGVCAAHGVEERNLSASLRKMKELTLIDDRLFEWSDALRVVGNEAAHGVRVAISQPDAKDAIEFTNAILDYLFSYRDRFEQFKKRRGNAA from the coding sequence TTGATCATCGAGTGCTCAAATTGTCGTCAGTACGTGGACGCGCGAGAGACCGGGTCGTACTGGCGTCACTTCGATGGACGGGAGCCGTCCCGGCGCTACACCCTGCTTGCTTGCGCTCAATGCCAGGAGCCAATCCTCGTCGGTCAAACGAACATCGGAAACATGGCAGAGGGTGACAAGTGGGATACGCCCTTCGTCGTCCATCCTCAGGGTGATATCCGTGTCAATCCGAGCGCACCCAGCGAAATCCGCGCCGCTTTTGAGGAAGCCTGCACGTGCTATCGCACGCAGGCGTACACCGCCTCAGCCATTATGTGCCGCAAGACACTCGAAGGCGTCTGTGCCGCTCATGGGGTAGAGGAGCGAAATCTCAGCGCGTCATTGCGGAAGATGAAGGAACTGACCCTCATCGACGATCGATTGTTTGAGTGGTCGGATGCGCTGCGTGTCGTCGGCAACGAAGCCGCGCATGGTGTTCGCGTCGCAATCTCGCAGCCAGACGCAAAGGACGCGATCGAGTTCACGAACGCCATCCTGGACTACCTCTTCTCGTATCGGGACCGTTTCGAACAATTCAAGAAGCGTCGCGGCAATGCGGCCTAA
- a CDS encoding methyltransferase family protein produces the protein MFLRAVLAFLALPGIVAFAIPLAWVLAASDAQVVWPLGLVPLGIGCIGLLWCVRDFYVQGKGTLAPWSPPAHLVVVGLYRYTRNPMYVAVLLILVGWAASFGVAGLYVYAAVVAVAFHLRVVLGEEPWLAHRHGEQWHEYARRVPRWIW, from the coding sequence GTGTTCCTTCGCGCCGTCCTCGCCTTCCTCGCACTACCAGGCATCGTCGCGTTTGCCATTCCCCTCGCTTGGGTACTCGCCGCTTCCGATGCGCAAGTCGTATGGCCGCTTGGCCTCGTCCCGCTGGGCATCGGTTGCATCGGCCTGCTGTGGTGCGTGCGGGACTTCTACGTCCAGGGCAAGGGCACCCTCGCTCCCTGGTCGCCTCCGGCCCATCTGGTGGTCGTCGGCCTGTACCGCTACACACGCAATCCCATGTATGTCGCGGTCCTTCTGATCCTGGTGGGATGGGCGGCATCGTTCGGGGTGGCGGGGCTCTATGTGTACGCCGCGGTGGTGGCGGTCGCGTTCCACCTTCGCGTCGTCCTGGGTGAAGAACCCTGGCTCGCGCACAGGCACGGCGAGCAGTGGCACGAGTACGCCCGGCGGGTCCCGCGCTGGATCTGGTGA
- a CDS encoding SAM-dependent methyltransferase, which yields MADDLSPRLAAVVDALPLRPGIRVLEIGCGPGAAARAIARRIGEGYVLGIDRSAKAIAQARASSTAEIAAGRLGFRVAAIEAFTLEPGEPPYDIAFAVRVGALDGRHPELEQAALSRIASALRPGGRLVVDGGEPLREVRLGAP from the coding sequence ATGGCTGACGACCTCTCACCCCGGCTCGCGGCCGTGGTCGACGCCTTGCCCTTGCGGCCCGGCATCCGTGTCCTGGAGATCGGTTGCGGGCCGGGTGCGGCTGCGCGTGCCATCGCCCGGCGCATCGGCGAAGGCTATGTGCTCGGTATCGACCGCTCGGCCAAGGCCATTGCCCAGGCCCGCGCGAGCTCTACGGCGGAGATAGCCGCCGGCCGCCTGGGCTTTCGCGTCGCTGCCATCGAGGCGTTCACGCTCGAGCCTGGCGAGCCACCGTACGACATCGCCTTTGCCGTGCGGGTCGGCGCGCTCGATGGACGCCATCCCGAGCTCGAGCAGGCAGCGCTCAGCCGGATCGCCAGCGCGCTGCGCCCGGGCGGCCGCCTGGTCGTGGACGGCGGCGAACCTCTGCGGGAGGTTCGGCTGGGCGCGCCCTAA
- a CDS encoding GFA family protein, with the protein MATAPLFVHACHCRWCQRESGSAFVLNAMIESDRVTDLGQAPEVIQTPSASGRGQLIARCPHCKMALWSHYAGGGTRAKFVRVGTLDQPDRLPPDIHIFTRSRQPWVVLPPGTPAVPAYYDRNAYWPPESLARWQALQAGPGGAPADVGGR; encoded by the coding sequence ATGGCCACGGCGCCGCTGTTCGTGCATGCCTGCCACTGCCGCTGGTGCCAGCGCGAATCGGGCAGCGCCTTCGTGCTCAACGCGATGATCGAGTCGGACCGGGTCACGGACCTGGGCCAGGCGCCCGAAGTGATTCAAACGCCGTCGGCCAGCGGCCGCGGCCAGCTCATCGCGCGCTGCCCGCACTGCAAGATGGCGCTGTGGAGCCACTATGCGGGCGGCGGGACGCGCGCGAAATTCGTGCGCGTCGGCACGCTGGACCAGCCCGACCGGCTGCCGCCGGACATCCACATCTTCACCCGGTCCCGCCAGCCGTGGGTGGTCCTGCCGCCGGGCACGCCGGCCGTGCCGGCGTACTACGATCGAAACGCGTACTGGCCGCCGGAAAGCCTGGCGCGCTGGCAGGCGCTGCAGGCGGGGCCAGGTGGAGCACCGGCCGATGTGGGCGGCAGATAG
- a CDS encoding cupin domain-containing protein translates to MGNEHEAHETKGVTVALLATVDLGPEIEGMAGRQLRMRKVTIEPGGVFGPVHDHKDRPGTVYILQGTITDHRNGVATDYGPGVGWPEDRNTVHWLENRGTIPAVEISVDIVKQP, encoded by the coding sequence ATGGGAAACGAACACGAGGCACACGAGACGAAGGGCGTGACGGTGGCTCTGCTGGCGACCGTCGACCTCGGCCCCGAGATCGAGGGCATGGCGGGCCGCCAGCTGCGGATGCGCAAGGTGACCATCGAGCCGGGCGGCGTCTTCGGGCCGGTGCACGACCACAAGGACCGGCCGGGCACCGTCTACATCCTGCAGGGAACGATCACCGACCACCGCAACGGGGTGGCCACCGACTACGGGCCGGGCGTGGGCTGGCCCGAGGACAGGAACACCGTCCACTGGCTGGAGAACCGGGGAACGATCCCGGCGGTGGAGATCTCGGTCGACATCGTCAAGCAGCCGTAA